The following proteins are encoded in a genomic region of Catellatospora sp. TT07R-123:
- a CDS encoding serine hydrolase, which yields MANVNAALERLVRQVQTQARVPALSVALRRADRPVWMFQVGGSGNPTAPLDAATPFRIGSITKTFTAVLVLQCRDAGLLDLDDPLSAHLKVPAHGAMTIRRLLSHTGGLQREPFGDIWDTLAAPELPGLLADLADAEAVHPPSRRFHYSNLGFALLGHVAEQRLGGSWRELVAERICGPLGLSATTYDPPAHAAVGYLVDEYSDHARPEPAFDMLGAAPAAQLWSTAADMAAWAAFLADPRSADPQGRVLAAATLDEARWPLTPRHETVWGSGIGLGLMLWPQPGRVLHVGHNGAMPGFLAAAAGRHGGAGNPGGMSCAVLASSGTAGDILDLPHQLMAESLAQDPVDVAPWSPGTPAPDGLRSVLGRWWGEGFEHVFRWRDGALTASGADDPAEVAPSVFAQLPGQPDVLRTVSGREVGELLRLTRDEHGEVVRMHWATYRFTRQQESFDGVWASRP from the coding sequence ATGGCGAACGTGAACGCGGCTCTGGAGCGACTGGTCCGACAGGTCCAGACGCAGGCCAGAGTGCCCGCGCTGAGTGTCGCACTGCGCCGGGCCGATCGTCCGGTGTGGATGTTCCAGGTAGGCGGCTCGGGTAACCCGACCGCCCCGCTGGACGCGGCCACCCCCTTCCGTATCGGGTCGATCACGAAGACCTTCACCGCCGTGCTGGTGCTCCAGTGCCGCGACGCGGGCCTGCTCGACCTCGACGACCCGCTGAGCGCGCACCTGAAGGTGCCCGCGCACGGCGCGATGACCATCCGGCGGCTGCTGTCGCACACCGGCGGCCTGCAGCGCGAGCCGTTCGGCGACATCTGGGACACCCTGGCCGCCCCGGAGCTGCCGGGCCTGCTCGCCGACCTGGCCGACGCCGAGGCGGTGCACCCGCCCTCGCGCCGGTTCCACTACTCCAACCTGGGCTTCGCGCTGCTGGGCCACGTCGCCGAGCAGCGGCTGGGCGGATCGTGGCGGGAGCTGGTCGCCGAGCGGATCTGCGGCCCGCTGGGCCTGTCGGCCACGACGTACGACCCGCCCGCGCACGCGGCCGTGGGCTACCTGGTCGACGAGTACTCCGACCACGCCCGCCCGGAGCCCGCGTTCGACATGCTCGGGGCCGCGCCGGCGGCGCAGCTGTGGAGCACCGCCGCCGACATGGCGGCCTGGGCCGCGTTCCTGGCCGACCCGCGCTCGGCCGACCCGCAGGGGCGGGTGCTGGCCGCGGCGACCCTGGACGAGGCGCGCTGGCCGCTGACCCCGCGCCACGAGACGGTGTGGGGCTCGGGCATCGGCCTGGGCCTGATGCTGTGGCCGCAGCCGGGCCGGGTGCTGCACGTGGGCCACAACGGCGCCATGCCGGGCTTCCTGGCCGCGGCCGCGGGCCGGCACGGCGGTGCGGGCAACCCGGGCGGCATGTCCTGCGCGGTGCTGGCCTCCTCCGGCACGGCCGGCGACATCCTCGACCTGCCGCACCAGCTCATGGCCGAGTCGCTGGCCCAGGACCCGGTGGACGTCGCGCCGTGGTCGCCGGGCACCCCCGCGCCCGACGGCCTGCGCTCGGTGCTGGGCCGTTGGTGGGGCGAGGGCTTCGAGCACGTGTTCCGCTGGCGCGACGGCGCGCTGACCGCCTCGGGCGCCGACGACCCGGCCGAGGTGGCGCCGAGCGTGTTCGCGCAGCTGCCGGGGCAGCCGGACGTGCTGCGTACGGTGTCGGGCCGGGAGGTCGGCGAGCTGCTGCGGCTGACCCGCGACGAGCACGGCGAGGTGGTCCGGATGCACTGGGCGACGTACCGCTTCACGCGGCAGCAGGAGTCCTTCGACGGCGTGTGGGCCAGCCGCCCCTGA
- a CDS encoding histidine triad nucleotide-binding protein: MTQPDCLFCRIVAGEIPATVVRETETTLAFRDIAPKAPVHVLVIPKEHYADVAALGAGDPALAGEVLSTVADVAAAEGLDGTGFRVIFNTGASVGQTVFHAHAHVLGGVDMDGDLTG; this comes from the coding sequence GTGACCCAACCCGACTGCCTGTTCTGCCGGATCGTCGCGGGCGAGATCCCGGCGACCGTGGTCCGCGAGACCGAGACCACGCTGGCGTTCCGCGACATCGCGCCGAAGGCGCCGGTGCACGTGCTGGTCATCCCGAAGGAGCACTACGCCGACGTGGCCGCGCTGGGCGCCGGTGACCCGGCCCTGGCCGGGGAGGTGCTGAGCACCGTCGCCGACGTGGCGGCGGCGGAAGGCCTGGACGGCACCGGTTTCCGGGTCATCTTCAACACCGGCGCCTCGGTGGGGCAGACGGTGTTCCACGCGCACGCCCACGTGCTCGGCGGCGTCGACATGGACGGCGATCTCACCGGGTAG
- a CDS encoding SDR family NAD(P)-dependent oxidoreductase, giving the protein MSVRKILVTGASRGVGRAVAAAFAANGDRVAVHHRDSADLAESLRAELPGSGHVVVQADLADPAAVAAMTDAAADGLGGIDVLVNNAGQAYPHPITEVSYEQWQQAWARTLAVNLTGPANVTWCAVRHMLARPEGAPPARIVNVGSRGAYRGEAGQPAYGAAKAGLHAMGQSLAVALAPYGIAVATVAPGYVLEDPSNASYKVPRGAEHAAQSPFGRVARPEEVAAAVLWLASPEAEWASGAVLDLNGASHLR; this is encoded by the coding sequence GTGTCAGTGCGCAAAATCCTGGTGACCGGTGCGTCGCGCGGCGTGGGCCGCGCGGTGGCGGCCGCGTTCGCCGCGAACGGCGACCGGGTCGCCGTCCACCACCGCGACTCCGCGGACCTCGCCGAGTCGCTGCGGGCCGAGCTGCCCGGCTCCGGGCATGTCGTGGTACAGGCCGACCTGGCCGACCCCGCCGCCGTCGCCGCGATGACCGACGCGGCCGCCGACGGGCTCGGCGGGATCGACGTGCTGGTCAACAACGCCGGGCAGGCGTACCCGCACCCGATCACCGAGGTCTCCTACGAGCAGTGGCAGCAGGCCTGGGCCCGTACCCTCGCGGTGAACCTGACCGGCCCCGCGAACGTCACCTGGTGCGCGGTGCGGCACATGCTGGCCCGGCCCGAGGGCGCGCCACCGGCGCGGATCGTCAACGTCGGCTCGCGCGGGGCGTACCGGGGCGAGGCGGGCCAGCCCGCGTACGGCGCCGCCAAGGCGGGGCTGCACGCGATGGGCCAGTCCCTCGCCGTCGCGCTCGCCCCGTACGGCATCGCCGTGGCCACCGTCGCCCCCGGGTACGTCCTGGAGGACCCGTCGAACGCGTCGTACAAGGTGCCGCGCGGTGCCGAGCACGCCGCCCAGTCCCCCTTCGGCCGCGTCGCCCGCCCCGAGGAGGTCGCCGCCGCCGTCCTCTGGCTCGCCTCCCCCGAGGCCGAATGGGCCTCCGGCGCCGTCCTCGACCTCAACGGCGCCTCCCACCTCCGCTGA
- a CDS encoding 16S rRNA (uracil(1498)-N(3))-methyltransferase: protein MSAPLFLVDKLPAGESYTLGGVEGHHAATVQRLRVGEQLLLADGRGGLATAVVTAVGKGALDVAITSRAYDDPPAPRLTVAQGIAKGDRGELAVQAMTEVGVDEILPWAAARSVAQWRGDRGAKSREKWAAVAREAAKQARRTWLPEVGGDPDVSTKQLAQRLAGAAAAYVLHEEATERLAAAALPDSGEIILVVGPEGGIDAAEVAAFTAAGAVPVRLGSTVLRTSTAGVAALSVLSARLNRW, encoded by the coding sequence GTGAGCGCGCCGCTGTTCCTGGTTGACAAGTTGCCGGCGGGGGAGTCGTACACCCTCGGCGGGGTTGAGGGGCATCACGCCGCCACCGTGCAGCGGCTGCGGGTCGGCGAGCAGCTGCTGCTCGCCGACGGGCGCGGCGGGCTGGCCACCGCGGTGGTCACGGCGGTCGGCAAGGGCGCGCTCGACGTCGCCATCACCAGCCGGGCGTACGACGACCCGCCCGCCCCCCGCCTCACCGTCGCCCAGGGCATCGCCAAGGGCGACCGGGGCGAACTCGCCGTACAGGCGATGACCGAGGTCGGCGTCGACGAGATCCTGCCCTGGGCCGCCGCCCGCAGCGTGGCCCAGTGGCGCGGCGACCGGGGCGCCAAGTCGCGCGAGAAGTGGGCCGCGGTGGCCCGCGAGGCCGCCAAGCAGGCCCGGCGCACCTGGCTGCCCGAGGTCGGCGGCGACCCGGACGTGTCCACGAAGCAGCTCGCCCAGCGCCTGGCGGGCGCCGCCGCGGCGTACGTGCTGCACGAGGAGGCCACCGAGCGGCTGGCCGCCGCCGCGCTGCCCGACTCCGGCGAGATCATCCTGGTGGTCGGCCCCGAGGGCGGCATCGACGCGGCCGAGGTCGCCGCGTTCACGGCCGCCGGCGCGGTCCCCGTCCGCCTGGGCAGCACGGTCCTGCGCACCTCCACCGCCGGCGTCGCCGCCCTCAGCGTCCTCTCGGCCCGCCTCAACCGCTGGTGA
- the dnaJ gene encoding molecular chaperone DnaJ has translation MAKDYYGILGVPKDADADDIKRAYRKLARQYHPDVNPDPAAAEKFKDINNAYEVLSDDQKRRIVDLGGDPLAPGGGGAGPGAGGGGPFVGFQDIMDAFFGGSGSRGPRPRTRPGADAILRLDLDLVETAFGVEAPITVDTAVLCTTCSGAGTAAGTHPQTCDTCGGRGEVQSVQRTFLGQVVSSRPCNACQGYGTTIPHPCPTCAGDGRVRTRRSLTVKIPAGVEDGMRIRLAGQGEVGPGGGPSGDLYVEIHERSHDVYARKADDLHCKVTVPMTAAALGTRLTIKTLDSEEQLEVKPGTQPNSTLRIRGKGVPHLRGQGRGDLFVHLDVKTPTKLDNEQERMLREFARLRGEEVAELSKQGGFFSRVRDAFNGH, from the coding sequence GTGGCCAAGGACTATTACGGCATCCTGGGTGTGCCCAAGGACGCCGACGCCGACGACATCAAGCGGGCCTACCGCAAGCTGGCCCGGCAGTACCACCCGGACGTGAACCCCGACCCGGCCGCGGCGGAGAAGTTCAAGGACATCAACAACGCGTACGAGGTGCTCTCGGACGACCAGAAGCGGCGGATCGTCGACCTCGGCGGCGACCCGCTGGCGCCGGGCGGCGGCGGGGCCGGCCCCGGCGCGGGCGGCGGCGGCCCGTTCGTCGGGTTCCAGGACATCATGGACGCCTTCTTCGGCGGCAGCGGTTCGCGCGGCCCGCGCCCGCGCACCCGGCCGGGTGCCGACGCGATCCTGCGGCTGGACCTGGACCTGGTCGAGACCGCGTTCGGCGTCGAGGCCCCGATCACCGTGGACACGGCGGTGCTGTGCACCACCTGCTCCGGCGCCGGGACCGCGGCGGGCACGCATCCGCAGACCTGCGACACCTGCGGCGGCCGCGGCGAGGTCCAGTCGGTGCAGCGCACCTTCCTCGGCCAGGTCGTGTCCTCGCGCCCCTGCAACGCCTGCCAGGGCTACGGCACCACGATCCCGCACCCGTGCCCGACCTGCGCCGGCGACGGCCGGGTCCGCACCCGGCGCAGCCTGACCGTCAAGATCCCGGCAGGGGTCGAGGACGGCATGCGCATCCGCCTGGCGGGCCAGGGCGAGGTCGGCCCCGGCGGCGGCCCCTCCGGCGACCTGTACGTCGAGATCCACGAGCGCTCGCACGACGTGTACGCGCGCAAGGCCGACGACCTGCACTGCAAGGTCACCGTCCCGATGACCGCGGCCGCCCTGGGCACCCGCCTCACCATCAAGACGCTGGACTCCGAGGAGCAGCTGGAGGTCAAGCCCGGCACCCAGCCGAACTCGACCCTGCGCATCCGCGGCAAGGGCGTCCCGCACCTGCGCGGCCAGGGCCGAGGCGACCTCTTCGTCCACCTCGACGTCAAAACCCCCACCAAACTAGACAACGAACAGGAGCGCATGCTCCGCGAGTTCGCCCGCCTCCGCGGCGAAGAGGTAGCCGAACTGTCCAAGCAAGGCGGCTTCTTCTCCCGCGTCCGCGACGCCTTCAACGGCCACTGA
- the hrcA gene encoding heat-inducible transcriptional repressor HrcA — protein MGLDDRKLEVLRAIVEDYVSTQEPVGSKALVERHALGVSPATVRNDMAVLEEEGYIRQPHTSAGRVPTDRGYRLFVDRLSRVKPLTPAERRAIERFLIGAVDLDDVVHRTVRLLAQLTRQVAVVQYPSLARSAVRHLELVPVSTTRLLLVMITDTGRVEQRTVELPTPVEPDEITELRRLLNVTLAGIKLADTPPLVQGLVERAEPEAKATVTALASVLMETLVERHEERLALAGTHNLARVGPLDLATGSLRPILEALEEEVILLKLFDEVKAGATRVRIGDENEVADLRVTSVVSTGYGPGSTVVGGLGVLGPTRMDYPGTIATVRAVARYVGELLAQN, from the coding sequence ATGGGCCTGGACGACCGCAAGCTCGAGGTCCTGCGTGCGATCGTGGAGGACTACGTCTCCACGCAGGAGCCGGTCGGGAGCAAGGCGCTGGTGGAACGGCACGCCCTGGGCGTGTCCCCGGCGACCGTCCGCAACGACATGGCCGTGCTGGAGGAGGAGGGTTACATCCGCCAGCCGCACACCTCGGCCGGGCGGGTGCCCACCGACCGCGGCTACCGGCTGTTCGTGGACCGGCTGTCGCGGGTGAAGCCGCTGACCCCGGCCGAGCGCCGCGCCATCGAGCGGTTCCTCATCGGCGCCGTCGACCTCGACGACGTGGTGCACCGCACCGTCCGGCTGCTGGCCCAGCTCACCCGGCAGGTCGCCGTGGTGCAGTATCCGAGCCTGGCCCGGTCGGCCGTGCGCCACCTGGAACTGGTCCCGGTCTCCACCACCCGGCTGCTGCTCGTCATGATCACCGACACCGGCCGCGTCGAGCAGCGTACGGTCGAGCTGCCCACCCCCGTCGAACCTGACGAGATCACCGAGCTGCGCCGGCTGCTCAACGTGACCCTGGCCGGGATCAAGCTCGCCGACACGCCCCCGCTGGTGCAGGGGCTGGTCGAACGGGCCGAGCCCGAGGCCAAGGCGACCGTGACCGCCCTGGCCAGCGTGCTGATGGAGACCCTGGTCGAGCGGCACGAGGAGCGCCTCGCGCTGGCGGGCACGCACAACCTGGCCCGGGTGGGTCCGCTGGACCTGGCCACCGGCTCGCTGCGCCCGATCCTGGAGGCGCTGGAGGAGGAGGTCATCCTGCTCAAGCTCTTCGACGAGGTGAAGGCGGGCGCGACCCGGGTGCGCATCGGCGACGAGAACGAGGTCGCCGACCTGCGGGTCACCTCGGTGGTCAGCACCGGATACGGTCCGGGCAGCACCGTGGTGGGAGGCCTGGGCGTGCTGGGGCCGACCCGGATGGACTATCCCGGCACCATCGCCACCGTACGTGCCGTCGCACGTTACGTCGGCGAGCTGCTGGCGCAGAATTGA
- a CDS encoding DUF4870 domain-containing protein, producing the protein MSEPTPPGSAPQEPPVPSAPSFEPPAPAAPPSAPYSPPASGGYTAPPPGPAPVGFDSNDDKTWAMVAHFGGAAGALLGAGTGGWVAPLIALLVQGPKSPTARAHAIAALNFQIGITIVAAICWILSCLVVTILIALAATVVGAIFGVLAGIKANEGSSYNYPLTPLKLVK; encoded by the coding sequence ATGAGTGAACCCACCCCGCCCGGTTCCGCCCCCCAGGAGCCGCCGGTGCCGTCGGCTCCGTCCTTCGAGCCTCCGGCCCCGGCCGCGCCGCCGTCGGCACCGTACTCGCCGCCGGCCTCGGGCGGTTACACGGCTCCTCCGCCCGGCCCCGCGCCGGTCGGCTTCGACAGCAACGACGACAAGACCTGGGCCATGGTCGCCCACTTCGGCGGCGCCGCCGGCGCCCTGCTCGGTGCCGGCACGGGCGGCTGGGTCGCCCCGCTGATCGCGCTGCTGGTGCAGGGCCCGAAGTCGCCGACCGCCCGCGCCCACGCGATCGCCGCGCTGAACTTCCAGATCGGCATCACCATCGTGGCCGCGATCTGCTGGATCCTCAGCTGCCTGGTCGTGACGATCCTGATCGCCCTGGCCGCGACCGTCGTCGGCGCGATCTTCGGCGTGCTCGCCGGCATCAAGGCCAACGAGGGCTCGTCGTACAACTACCCGCTGACGCCGCTGAAGCTGGTCAAGTAA
- the hemW gene encoding radical SAM family heme chaperone HemW encodes MAQLPDGEPVPDDGALPESALTDVGGRGFGVYLHVPFCASRCGYCDFNTYTASELGGADTDGYVEAVLAELALAAKVMPAPPQVDTVFVGGGTPTLLRPDQLGRMLAAIDDTWGLAAGAEVTTEANPESVTPASLRELRAAGFTRISLGMQSAAPGVLRILDRKHTAGRAPAAATEAREAGFEHVNLDLIYGTPGESEQDFADSLAAVIGAGVDHVSAYALIVEDGTRLAARVRRGELTAPDDDVAADRYLAAEAALTGAGLSWYEVSNWAADEASRCRHNLLYWRGGDWWGLGPGAHSHVGGVRWWNVKHPSRYAARLAEGLSPGLGREVLTAEQRHTEEVLLQLRLADGLPLARLDGAGRDAAARALADGLLTEAGYGDGRAALTLRGRLLADAVVHSLLAW; translated from the coding sequence GTGGCCCAGCTTCCCGATGGTGAACCCGTACCCGACGACGGTGCGTTGCCCGAGTCCGCGCTGACCGACGTCGGCGGGCGCGGCTTCGGCGTATATCTGCACGTCCCGTTCTGCGCCAGCCGGTGCGGATACTGCGACTTCAACACGTACACGGCCTCTGAGCTGGGAGGGGCCGACACCGACGGGTACGTCGAGGCGGTCCTCGCGGAGCTGGCCCTGGCCGCGAAGGTCATGCCCGCCCCGCCGCAGGTGGACACGGTGTTCGTCGGCGGCGGCACGCCGACGCTGCTGCGTCCCGACCAGCTCGGCCGGATGCTGGCCGCGATCGACGACACCTGGGGCCTGGCCGCCGGGGCCGAGGTGACCACCGAGGCCAACCCGGAGTCGGTGACGCCCGCCTCGCTGCGGGAACTGCGCGCGGCCGGGTTCACCCGGATCTCGCTGGGCATGCAGTCGGCCGCGCCCGGGGTGCTGCGCATCCTGGACCGCAAGCACACCGCCGGGCGCGCCCCGGCCGCCGCCACCGAGGCCCGCGAGGCCGGGTTCGAGCACGTCAACCTGGATCTGATCTACGGCACGCCGGGGGAGAGCGAGCAGGACTTCGCCGACTCGCTGGCGGCGGTGATCGGGGCCGGGGTGGACCACGTCAGCGCGTACGCCCTGATCGTGGAGGACGGCACCCGGCTGGCCGCGCGGGTCCGCCGCGGCGAGCTGACCGCCCCCGACGACGACGTCGCGGCCGACCGCTACCTGGCCGCCGAGGCCGCGCTGACCGGGGCCGGGCTGAGCTGGTACGAGGTCTCGAACTGGGCCGCGGACGAGGCGTCGCGCTGCCGCCACAACCTGCTCTACTGGCGCGGCGGCGACTGGTGGGGCCTGGGGCCGGGCGCGCACAGCCACGTGGGCGGGGTGCGCTGGTGGAACGTCAAGCACCCGAGCCGGTACGCCGCCCGCCTGGCCGAGGGCCTGTCCCCGGGCCTGGGCCGGGAGGTGCTCACCGCCGAGCAGCGCCACACCGAGGAGGTGCTGCTCCAGCTGCGCCTGGCCGACGGGCTGCCGCTGGCCCGCCTCGACGGCGCCGGGCGCGACGCGGCGGCGCGGGCGCTGGCCGACGGGCTGCTCACCGAGGCCGGATACGGCGACGGCCGCGCAGCGTTGACGCTGCGCGGCCGGCTGCTGGCGGACGCGGTGGTCCACTCCCTGCTGGCGTGGTGA
- a CDS encoding enoyl-CoA hydratase-related protein, with amino-acid sequence MSSPDSPLVRVTHARGVTTITLDSPHNRNALSQRLMRELLDALAAAGADDAVRVVVLDHTGPVFCSGADLAETAAAAASGQMPAALLGDVLAAVADCPKPVVAAVRGPARAGGLGLIAAADLAVCDQAATFAFTEVRLGVVPALISATVLPRLSPRDAALYYLTGDVFAGARAAQMGLVSAAVPGDELDAVVKGWCESLVRGAPAALATTKQLLRRTPAETIGAEVAHLSEISLRFFGSPEGREGVAAFREKRDPAWIPQA; translated from the coding sequence ATGTCGTCACCTGACTCCCCGCTCGTACGGGTCACCCACGCCCGCGGCGTAACCACCATCACGCTCGACAGCCCGCACAACCGCAACGCGCTGTCCCAGCGGCTCATGCGCGAGCTGCTCGACGCGCTGGCCGCGGCCGGTGCCGACGACGCGGTGCGGGTGGTCGTGCTCGACCACACCGGCCCGGTGTTCTGCTCCGGCGCCGACCTGGCCGAGACCGCCGCGGCCGCCGCCTCCGGGCAGATGCCCGCGGCGCTGCTGGGCGACGTGCTCGCGGCCGTGGCGGACTGCCCGAAGCCGGTGGTGGCGGCGGTGCGCGGCCCGGCCCGCGCGGGCGGCCTGGGGCTGATCGCAGCGGCCGACCTGGCCGTCTGCGACCAGGCGGCGACGTTCGCCTTCACCGAGGTGCGCCTGGGGGTGGTGCCCGCGCTGATCTCGGCGACGGTGCTGCCCCGGTTGTCCCCGCGCGACGCCGCCCTTTACTACCTGACCGGCGACGTCTTCGCCGGGGCCCGGGCCGCCCAGATGGGCCTGGTCAGCGCCGCCGTGCCGGGCGACGAGCTGGACGCCGTGGTCAAGGGCTGGTGCGAGAGCCTGGTCCGGGGCGCCCCGGCCGCGCTGGCCACGACCAAGCAGCTGCTGCGCCGTACCCCCGCGGAGACCATCGGCGCCGAGGTGGCCCACCTGTCGGAGATCTCACTGCGCTTCTTCGGCTCCCCGGAGGGGCGCGAAGGCGTCGCCGCCTTCCGCGAGAAGCGCGACCCCGCCTGGATCCCCCAGGCCTG